A genome region from Maridesulfovibrio salexigens DSM 2638 includes the following:
- a CDS encoding zinc ribbon domain-containing protein, whose amino-acid sequence MYEKQIEQLVVLQKVDDEIILLEAEIDQAPKDVAALESRKESLEKRKQQLTEKLDLLAEQKKKLEHEIEEDSVKVKKSKSKLMLVGTTKEYHAMMREMDSLEKLNRLREEEKITVLEETERQTELMADIEGKIKELNEELTEKRAGLKEKLDAANGELDKLNKRRNKAGEVVPKPILGRYEFIRSRLAHPVIVPVEDAVCTGCNIMIPPQEYNVLQEGKQILSCPNCQRLIYWIEHIPEAAKPKALQKDEK is encoded by the coding sequence ATGTATGAAAAACAGATAGAACAGCTTGTTGTTTTGCAGAAGGTTGACGACGAAATCATCCTTCTTGAAGCGGAAATCGATCAGGCGCCCAAAGATGTGGCTGCCCTTGAATCCCGCAAGGAATCCCTTGAAAAGCGTAAACAGCAGCTGACTGAAAAGCTTGATCTGCTTGCCGAGCAGAAGAAAAAGCTCGAACACGAAATCGAAGAAGATTCCGTTAAGGTAAAAAAGAGCAAGAGCAAGCTGATGCTGGTTGGTACCACCAAGGAATACCACGCCATGATGCGTGAGATGGACAGCCTTGAAAAGCTGAACAGACTTCGTGAAGAAGAAAAGATCACCGTTCTTGAAGAGACCGAACGTCAGACCGAACTGATGGCTGACATTGAAGGTAAAATCAAGGAACTGAACGAAGAGCTTACTGAAAAGCGCGCCGGTCTCAAGGAAAAACTTGATGCTGCCAACGGTGAATTGGATAAACTCAACAAGCGTCGTAACAAGGCCGGTGAAGTTGTTCCCAAGCCTATTCTTGGGCGTTACGAGTTCATCCGCTCTCGTCTTGCTCATCCGGTTATCGTGCCTGTTGAAGATGCAGTGTGCACCGGCTGTAACATTATGATTCCGCCGCAGGAATACAACGTGCTGCAGGAAGGCAAGCAGATTCTCAGCTGCCCCAACTGCCAGCGCCTCATCTACTGGATTGAGCACATTCCCGAAGCTGCAAAGCCTAAAGCTCTCCAGAAAGACGAAAAATAG
- a CDS encoding amino acid ABC transporter permease, which translates to MINRYLEKTWVQYLCLATVTAILVYYFGWVFDFGYKFDWSVLYKEDPSYGEVLGGMLVTGLNLTISISLMSSAIALGLGILFGLGRLSQFKPVYYFCTCYVEFFRNTPLLVQLFFWYFALPMGLPEAARNFLFDQNFEMLSATVGLGIYTSSFMAEVIRAGIQSIPKGLLEAAYSSGLTPFQTLTKIILPLAFRAIIPPLGSEFLNNMKNSSLAMVVGVPEICWASQQIEGMTFKGFEATTAATVIYLSLSLTIAGILTLVNWKLQIVPVKDRTLGHKFAHMLFWPFEAPFAFIAKMHRRIKRRRQDDFSLSSAQAARKAFIAKLSKVLGLIWKGTFLACLGFLVVSALYGVSKFNFEVIRENIGTMLWWRFPEGDPNEILWGLGGLSFSIIMSVIAISVSFFIGLIVGIGRTSKNKLFLIPSTLYIELIRGNPLIMVIFWIYFFIPILTGQFLNVFWSATIALTVFTGAYLAEIVRSGIQNLPPGQFEAAVSTGLTYWQAMRKVILPQALKQMLPAIVGQFIAIFKDTSLAFVIGVLELTFVAQGLNNRLMIYPFEIYTTVAFLYFICCYLMSLVARRLERKLSTETFRLQM; encoded by the coding sequence ATGATCAATCGCTATCTGGAAAAAACTTGGGTTCAGTATCTATGCCTCGCCACTGTGACCGCCATACTGGTCTACTATTTTGGCTGGGTCTTCGACTTCGGCTACAAATTCGATTGGTCGGTATTATACAAAGAAGATCCTTCTTACGGTGAAGTGCTGGGCGGAATGCTCGTCACCGGTCTAAACCTGACCATCAGTATTTCGCTTATGAGTTCGGCAATTGCGCTGGGCCTCGGTATTCTTTTCGGGCTGGGCAGGCTTTCTCAGTTCAAGCCGGTATATTATTTTTGTACCTGTTACGTTGAATTTTTCAGAAACACCCCGCTGCTGGTGCAGCTTTTCTTCTGGTATTTCGCTCTGCCCATGGGCTTACCGGAAGCAGCCCGTAATTTTCTCTTTGATCAGAATTTTGAAATGCTCTCCGCCACAGTTGGGCTTGGTATCTACACCAGTTCCTTTATGGCAGAGGTCATTCGTGCCGGTATCCAGTCCATTCCCAAGGGGCTGCTGGAAGCGGCGTATTCATCAGGGCTGACTCCTTTTCAGACTCTGACCAAGATTATTCTTCCGCTCGCTTTCCGGGCCATCATTCCGCCGCTGGGCAGTGAGTTCCTGAACAACATGAAGAACTCTTCGCTGGCTATGGTTGTAGGTGTGCCGGAAATCTGTTGGGCCTCCCAGCAGATCGAAGGTATGACTTTTAAGGGATTCGAGGCCACCACAGCCGCCACAGTAATATATCTTTCCCTCTCCCTGACCATCGCCGGTATCCTTACTTTGGTTAACTGGAAGCTGCAGATTGTTCCGGTCAAGGACCGTACTCTGGGGCACAAGTTTGCGCATATGCTTTTCTGGCCCTTTGAAGCTCCATTTGCTTTCATTGCCAAAATGCACCGCCGTATAAAACGCAGACGTCAGGATGACTTCAGCCTTTCCAGCGCACAGGCTGCGCGCAAGGCGTTTATTGCTAAACTGTCCAAGGTGCTTGGACTTATCTGGAAGGGTACTTTTCTGGCTTGTCTGGGCTTTCTGGTTGTGTCCGCGCTTTACGGTGTCTCCAAATTTAACTTTGAAGTTATTCGCGAGAATATCGGAACGATGCTTTGGTGGAGATTTCCCGAAGGTGATCCTAATGAAATTCTTTGGGGACTGGGCGGTCTGTCTTTCTCCATTATCATGTCGGTGATTGCTATTTCTGTCAGCTTCTTCATCGGTTTGATCGTAGGTATCGGGCGTACTTCCAAGAACAAGCTTTTCCTGATCCCGTCCACTTTGTACATTGAGCTTATTCGCGGTAACCCGCTGATTATGGTTATTTTTTGGATCTATTTCTTTATCCCGATTCTGACCGGGCAGTTCCTGAACGTTTTCTGGTCGGCGACTATTGCTTTGACCGTATTTACCGGGGCATATCTGGCTGAGATTGTCCGTTCCGGTATCCAGAACCTGCCCCCCGGACAGTTTGAAGCTGCGGTTTCTACCGGGCTGACTTACTGGCAGGCCATGCGTAAAGTTATCCTTCCGCAGGCATTGAAGCAGATGCTTCCGGCTATTGTGGGACAGTTTATTGCGATTTTCAAAGACACCTCTCTGGCTTTTGTTATCGGAGTTCTCGAGCTTACCTTTGTTGCTCAGGGTCTCAACAACAGGCTGATGATCTATCCCTTTGAAATTTATACTACCGTAGCATTTTTGTACTTTATTTGTTGCTACCTGATGAGTCTCGTGGCAAGACGACTCGAACGGAAGCTTTCAACCGAAACTTTCCGTCTGCAAATGTAA
- a CDS encoding CPBP family intramembrane glutamic endopeptidase: MINNKTTILFLAALPFYLNDFNNIFIKHELLWLAIDYGAKIIPLGFLYYLLRRGELNRADLGLVPLPMKQLILWTIGISVLGLCLDEPGFALWSKVLPSMRLGSIPIGTDSPLYMLDMTFGLALVAISEEAIFRGLTFTALKDRSYSIPKIFLISAIIFGLIHWSQGPVAVIATAITGSGLMVCMYSTRSIYPTIIAHYVINYLSFSGKAVEFWGL, from the coding sequence GTGATCAACAATAAAACCACAATCCTTTTTCTCGCCGCCCTGCCATTCTACCTCAATGACTTCAACAACATCTTCATTAAACACGAACTGCTCTGGCTGGCAATTGACTACGGAGCAAAAATCATCCCGCTGGGATTTCTGTATTATCTACTGAGAAGAGGGGAACTTAATCGAGCGGACCTCGGCCTTGTACCGCTGCCGATGAAACAGTTAATCCTCTGGACAATAGGAATTAGCGTGCTCGGCCTCTGCCTTGATGAACCGGGATTTGCGCTCTGGTCCAAGGTGCTGCCATCCATGCGGCTGGGTTCCATTCCCATCGGAACAGACTCGCCACTCTACATGCTGGACATGACTTTCGGATTGGCACTGGTCGCTATCTCCGAAGAAGCCATCTTTCGCGGACTTACCTTCACTGCGCTGAAGGATCGCAGCTATTCCATACCCAAAATATTCCTCATCTCCGCAATTATCTTCGGCCTGATCCACTGGTCACAAGGCCCAGTAGCAGTCATAGCAACAGCAATAACCGGATCAGGGCTCATGGTCTGCATGTACTCAACAAGATCAATATACCCGACCATAATCGCGCACTACGTGATTAATTATCTATCGTTTTCTGGGAAGGCTGTGGAATTTTGGGGATTGTAG
- a CDS encoding glycosyltransferase family 2 protein, translating into MGKLYSDTYWSDMHEPVRRKLLMGSVGAKHLFDVGAHALESDPQLGVELLLAAYSSNPLDGNTAAQLSRIEGLLPLFPSSVVSCLKGVAANWKQPENLSYFLRITGKRDADKVKKYILSSLEKEPGNLFWIQQGMVHAGAFADFGFGLEILSGEFSAEILPAINCSRAFLHYMSENAAEAFPLLMSASDVFGLNNMAQLVASVSLKLGERETAISILAGAVGAQPWRTSEAMRVYDLACGLDEKTSPLPGSLAILLYCFNKAEELEATLSSLHRSELHGAKIFMLDNGSSDGTAEVINKWQSEFGEQMVRIDLPVNVGAAAARNWLMKESQVMESDFAVYLDDDVEVEPDWISRFGAAVEAYPEAGVWGCKVLDHAAPSVMQSVDLHIIQPVGDEGDGPEVDLSKIAPNPFRCSDLHLYLLDSGYFDFMRPCGSVTGCCHLFRTQKLLDNGGFSLFLSPSQYDDLEHDLRSCLKGDFPVYQGHLRILHRKRTGFASHTNAAQEGNALGNKYKMQAMHPRSEILQIMADEERLLQSDLEKKMQYLVRKGILAG; encoded by the coding sequence ATGGGCAAACTCTACAGCGATACTTATTGGTCTGATATGCACGAACCCGTTCGCCGCAAACTCTTGATGGGGTCCGTGGGGGCGAAGCATCTTTTTGATGTCGGGGCACATGCTTTGGAATCAGACCCGCAGTTGGGTGTTGAATTGTTGCTTGCGGCCTATAGCTCCAACCCTTTAGATGGCAATACCGCAGCACAGCTTAGCCGGATAGAAGGCTTGTTGCCGCTTTTCCCTTCTTCTGTAGTATCCTGCCTTAAGGGAGTTGCTGCCAATTGGAAGCAGCCGGAAAACCTTTCATATTTTTTGCGCATTACAGGTAAGCGTGATGCTGACAAGGTCAAGAAATATATCCTTTCTTCTCTTGAAAAAGAACCGGGTAATCTCTTCTGGATACAGCAGGGTATGGTACATGCCGGGGCTTTTGCCGATTTTGGATTCGGGTTGGAAATATTGTCAGGAGAGTTCTCCGCTGAAATTCTTCCGGCAATTAACTGCTCCAGAGCCTTTTTACACTATATGAGTGAAAATGCGGCAGAAGCATTTCCTCTACTTATGTCCGCTTCTGACGTTTTCGGACTGAATAACATGGCTCAGCTTGTTGCATCCGTATCTTTGAAGCTTGGGGAACGCGAAACCGCCATTTCTATCCTTGCCGGGGCTGTGGGGGCACAACCTTGGAGAACTTCCGAAGCTATGCGCGTCTATGATCTGGCTTGCGGATTGGATGAAAAGACTTCTCCGTTGCCCGGAAGTCTGGCCATTCTTCTCTACTGTTTCAACAAGGCTGAAGAGCTGGAAGCAACGCTCAGTTCCCTGCATCGCTCCGAACTGCACGGGGCCAAGATTTTTATGCTCGATAACGGTTCTTCTGATGGCACTGCCGAGGTCATCAACAAGTGGCAGAGTGAGTTCGGGGAGCAGATGGTGCGCATTGATCTGCCCGTAAACGTAGGAGCTGCCGCTGCCCGCAACTGGTTGATGAAGGAATCACAGGTTATGGAATCCGATTTTGCGGTCTACCTTGATGACGATGTGGAAGTTGAGCCGGACTGGATTTCCCGTTTCGGCGCAGCGGTCGAAGCCTATCCCGAAGCCGGAGTCTGGGGCTGCAAGGTTTTGGATCATGCCGCTCCCTCAGTCATGCAGTCCGTGGACCTGCACATCATTCAGCCCGTGGGTGATGAAGGCGACGGGCCTGAAGTGGATTTGTCCAAGATCGCACCAAACCCTTTCCGGTGTTCGGATCTACATCTCTATCTTTTAGACAGTGGATATTTCGATTTCATGCGCCCTTGCGGTTCTGTTACCGGGTGTTGTCATCTGTTCAGGACACAGAAGCTGCTTGACAACGGAGGCTTTTCCCTGTTCCTTTCTCCCTCGCAGTATGACGATCTGGAGCATGATTTGCGCAGTTGCCTGAAAGGTGATTTTCCTGTTTATCAGGGGCATTTGCGTATCCTGCACCGTAAGCGGACCGGATTTGCCAGCCATACCAATGCCGCACAGGAAGGCAATGCGCTGGGTAACAAATATAAGATGCAGGCCATGCATCCGCGTAGCGAAATACTGCAGATAATGGCTGATGAAGAAAGGCTTCTTCAGTCCGACCTTGAGAAAAAGATGCAGTATCTGGTGCGGAAGGGGATTCTGGCCGGATAG
- a CDS encoding LysR family transcriptional regulator, with translation MRFSIEHIEAFVTVVDTGSFSAAARSLGKVQSQISTAIANLEDDLGITLFDRSGKYPQITQKGEELLFKSRKLLRQSEKLIKHADRLALGEQTLLRLALDEYMPLHITTQVLNSFQERFPTIDLEVLWGAVGNVQKNVSSGQADVGIDVPVDNIASSGLSFKKLSLMEFCAVAAPNHPLADMKALTKETLQSYRQAMGMSQHGSRLPDSFKKSDQVWLFEDSRLIHRLVLAGTVWAGLPRNMVAEDLLSGKLVELPIKLAENELKGIFYYVWNVAHELTPAEQWLCENFGKKLRDAIS, from the coding sequence ATGAGATTTTCCATTGAGCACATAGAAGCATTTGTCACGGTAGTCGATACGGGATCATTTTCCGCCGCTGCCCGGAGCCTAGGCAAAGTTCAAAGCCAGATAAGCACAGCCATTGCGAATCTGGAAGATGATCTTGGAATCACCCTTTTTGACCGGAGCGGAAAATATCCACAGATTACGCAGAAAGGAGAAGAGCTTCTTTTTAAATCCCGCAAACTTTTGCGCCAATCAGAAAAATTGATCAAACATGCCGACCGCCTCGCCTTAGGCGAACAGACATTGCTGCGCCTTGCACTGGACGAGTATATGCCCCTGCATATTACAACTCAGGTCCTTAATTCTTTCCAAGAGAGATTTCCGACCATTGACTTAGAAGTACTCTGGGGGGCTGTGGGCAATGTGCAAAAAAATGTAAGTTCGGGACAAGCGGACGTTGGAATAGATGTCCCAGTGGACAATATTGCATCATCCGGACTTTCTTTTAAAAAGTTGTCTCTTATGGAATTCTGTGCTGTGGCTGCACCAAACCATCCCTTGGCAGACATGAAAGCACTGACCAAAGAGACACTGCAATCATATAGACAAGCAATGGGCATGAGCCAGCACGGTTCCCGGCTCCCGGATTCATTCAAAAAAAGCGATCAGGTATGGCTGTTTGAGGACAGCCGGTTAATCCACCGTCTGGTTCTGGCCGGAACAGTCTGGGCAGGATTGCCCCGCAATATGGTTGCGGAGGACCTTCTATCCGGTAAACTGGTAGAACTTCCCATAAAGCTAGCTGAAAATGAACTGAAAGGAATCTTCTACTACGTCTGGAATGTTGCGCATGAGCTGACCCCGGCAGAACAATGGCTCTGCGAAAATTTCGGTAAGAAACTTCGCGACGCTATTTCTTAA
- a CDS encoding glycosyltransferase — MLGKSVPVFCYHAVCEEDGHSPATFASHLDMIQEMGFKTITADHLYEICMGRKPIDDKYVVLTFDDCHISNWINVVPMLEERGMTGVFFAVSDFIGQGKIRSRADVPQMLSMRESFIKALSENDNSQFMNEAELKSLVHDKGMEVYAHTCRHQGCFKDFRFKGNFSADSHWSTWGVYRKFDSELPTYDYGSAFAYNGLWPQFRKGKVTFKRRSDDERRKFIREDFKTCLEKIKKINGARRQFFCWPWGDFDVIGMQEAAAAGFCGTFTLERSANMLGTDPMRINRIGVGTSKDAAWIKQRLHMYSNEASAMLCFKFFTKRNDIGKVLYITDTEKLSGGSRQLINSARAMIHAGLGVVAVLKPGSKLIPELEELGVEVIVLDDFKNMLAAAGFLSHVIEEHQVDVVHTYHNRAVKIGCIAKGLSLLGGRKFKLFFNRGVIYKPNPLAPLFSLIGNGYICNSAKSREVLLKHFVLPKRAQVVYNSFVGGGRKPKRAAETSIIYVGNEGHAKGPDVYIKAVDRLLAQDKCEGVRFIAVGMEDLSAYRDVASPATLERIECPGYIPHEEVVKLLATSHIYVMSSRQESMPNTLLEAFECGLAAICTKAGGTAELIRDGVNGLLCEVEDTEALATSMKRLIEDGELRSEMGRLNRRIVRSFMSTTAKAQSLLTVYSSLPGDKPQTALPDIDRLIKK, encoded by the coding sequence ATGCTCGGTAAGAGTGTTCCTGTTTTTTGTTATCACGCCGTCTGTGAAGAGGACGGTCATTCCCCCGCCACTTTTGCTTCCCATCTTGATATGATTCAGGAGATGGGATTCAAGACCATTACTGCCGACCATCTTTATGAAATCTGCATGGGTCGCAAGCCCATTGACGATAAATATGTGGTGCTCACCTTTGATGATTGCCATATCAGCAACTGGATCAATGTTGTGCCCATGCTTGAAGAGCGGGGTATGACCGGGGTCTTTTTTGCGGTCAGTGATTTTATCGGTCAGGGAAAGATCAGGAGCAGGGCGGATGTTCCGCAGATGCTCTCCATGCGTGAGTCCTTCATCAAGGCTCTCTCTGAAAACGACAATTCCCAGTTCATGAATGAAGCGGAACTGAAATCGCTGGTTCATGACAAAGGTATGGAAGTTTACGCCCACACCTGCCGTCATCAGGGTTGCTTCAAGGATTTCCGTTTCAAAGGTAATTTTTCTGCAGACTCCCATTGGTCTACATGGGGTGTGTATCGTAAATTTGATTCTGAGCTGCCGACCTATGATTATGGCAGTGCTTTTGCCTACAATGGGCTCTGGCCTCAGTTCCGTAAGGGCAAGGTAACCTTCAAGCGTCGCTCCGATGATGAAAGACGCAAATTTATTCGCGAAGATTTCAAAACCTGCCTTGAAAAAATCAAGAAGATCAATGGTGCGCGCCGTCAATTCTTCTGTTGGCCTTGGGGAGATTTCGATGTCATCGGTATGCAGGAGGCTGCAGCAGCCGGATTCTGCGGAACTTTCACCCTTGAGCGTTCTGCTAATATGCTCGGCACCGATCCTATGCGTATCAACCGAATCGGGGTTGGCACCAGCAAAGATGCTGCATGGATCAAGCAGCGGTTGCATATGTATTCCAATGAAGCCTCAGCCATGCTTTGCTTCAAATTTTTCACCAAGCGCAATGATATCGGCAAGGTCCTCTATATCACCGATACCGAAAAGCTTTCCGGCGGCAGCAGGCAGCTGATCAACAGTGCCAGAGCCATGATTCATGCCGGACTCGGTGTAGTGGCCGTGCTCAAACCCGGCTCTAAGCTTATTCCGGAACTGGAAGAATTGGGTGTTGAAGTTATTGTTCTGGATGACTTCAAGAATATGCTCGCTGCTGCTGGGTTCCTTTCCCATGTGATCGAAGAGCACCAGGTGGATGTGGTTCATACCTATCACAACCGTGCGGTCAAAATCGGTTGCATTGCCAAGGGACTTTCCTTGCTTGGCGGGCGCAAGTTCAAACTTTTCTTTAACCGTGGTGTTATCTACAAACCTAATCCGCTGGCGCCGCTCTTTTCGCTTATCGGTAACGGTTACATTTGCAACTCTGCCAAGAGCCGTGAAGTCCTGCTCAAACATTTTGTGCTGCCCAAGCGTGCGCAGGTGGTCTACAACTCTTTTGTGGGCGGAGGGCGCAAGCCCAAGCGCGCTGCGGAAACTTCCATTATTTACGTAGGTAACGAGGGTCACGCCAAAGGTCCTGATGTATATATCAAGGCGGTGGACCGTTTGCTGGCGCAGGACAAATGCGAAGGCGTTCGTTTTATTGCCGTGGGAATGGAAGACCTTTCCGCATATCGGGATGTTGCTTCTCCGGCAACGTTGGAGCGTATTGAGTGCCCCGGCTATATCCCCCATGAGGAAGTTGTTAAGCTGCTGGCGACCTCGCATATTTACGTCATGAGTTCACGTCAGGAATCCATGCCCAACACCCTGCTTGAAGCTTTCGAGTGCGGCTTGGCAGCCATTTGCACCAAGGCAGGGGGCACTGCTGAGCTGATCCGCGACGGAGTCAACGGACTGCTCTGCGAAGTGGAAGACACCGAAGCTCTCGCCACGTCCATGAAAAGACTCATCGAAGACGGTGAGTTGCGTAGTGAAATGGGACGTTTGAATCGCAGGATCGTGCGTTCTTTCATGTCTACCACAGCAAAAGCGCAATCGCTTCTGACCGTGTATTCCTCATTGCCCGGAGATAAGCCTCAGACTGCACTGCCGGACATTGACCGGCTGATTAAGAAATAG
- the rfaE2 gene encoding D-glycero-beta-D-manno-heptose 1-phosphate adenylyltransferase, whose product MSEQLNIELNSPKILSADEFAKIRADFPAEKKIVFTNGCFDILHAGHVDLLSRAREQGDLLVLGLNSDKSVRSIKGEKRPVTGQQQRAFVLAGLACIDYVIFFDEDTPYNLINKVQPDVLIKGGDWTVDNIVGRDIVEGRGGEVLSLPLLPGYSTTGVIRHIRENEIE is encoded by the coding sequence TTGTCTGAACAATTAAATATAGAACTGAATAGCCCCAAGATACTCTCTGCGGACGAATTTGCAAAGATCAGGGCGGATTTCCCGGCTGAGAAAAAGATTGTTTTTACTAACGGCTGCTTCGATATCCTGCATGCCGGACATGTGGACCTGCTTTCCCGTGCCCGTGAGCAGGGCGATTTGCTGGTGCTGGGCCTGAACAGCGATAAATCCGTGCGTTCCATTAAGGGGGAAAAACGTCCGGTTACCGGACAGCAACAGAGAGCTTTTGTTCTCGCAGGGCTGGCCTGTATTGACTACGTAATTTTCTTTGATGAAGACACTCCGTACAACCTGATCAATAAGGTCCAGCCGGATGTGTTGATCAAGGGTGGCGATTGGACCGTGGATAATATTGTGGGTCGGGATATTGTCGAAGGACGTGGCGGTGAAGTGCTTTCCTTGCCGCTATTGCCCGGATATTCCACTACCGGGGTGATTCGTCACATTCGCGAGAATGAAATCGAATAG
- a CDS encoding chlorhexidine efflux transporter, producing MQTTLRSPVFRAIFVLVIDLSLMVLMTPILSLVLWQNSDITGRFMVMVSLMTIPVNYIYTLVFDHTMLRQGRDLYERSLGLRLLHSLLLESIMLPVVVLTAIRVLGVGGGKALALGLFMAMLAGAYNLFMNRAFDSQEHLKCIPKRQAALREPVQCSVWSVDR from the coding sequence GTGCAAACAACATTACGTTCACCCGTATTTCGGGCTATTTTTGTTTTAGTGATTGATCTTTCGCTGATGGTTTTAATGACGCCGATTTTGTCGTTAGTCCTTTGGCAGAATTCCGATATTACCGGACGGTTCATGGTGATGGTCTCACTTATGACTATTCCGGTTAACTATATTTATACATTGGTGTTTGATCATACGATGCTTCGGCAAGGTAGGGATCTCTATGAGCGCAGTCTCGGGCTGAGGCTGTTACATTCTTTGCTGCTTGAATCGATTATGCTGCCTGTTGTCGTGCTCACTGCTATACGCGTGCTGGGTGTCGGGGGCGGCAAGGCTTTGGCTTTAGGATTGTTTATGGCTATGCTTGCAGGTGCTTACAATCTCTTCATGAACAGGGCTTTTGATTCTCAGGAGCATTTAAAATGCATCCCTAAAAGACAGGCTGCGTTGCGCGAGCCTGTCCAATGCAGTGTTTGGTCTGTTGATCGGTAA
- a CDS encoding YkgJ family cysteine cluster protein, translating to MSDHDQTQEFLNNLPELEPGKTFGFACHPEVRCFNACCGDLNLMLTPYDVLRLRKGLGHDSKKFIHNHADITRTPGTGFPMCKLRMLDNAKRSCPFVREEGCSIYENRPGACRTYPLGRASRMDENGETIEQFFIVQEPHCRGFEEDKAWTSDEWLKDQGLEPYNEVNDRYMRIMNRAHKAGVVLDERKLNMAFLALYQVDNFINFIKDMNVFSRLDISEERQQAILNDEEECLSFALDWVELIVLGSSENLQPKK from the coding sequence ATGTCCGACCATGATCAAACTCAGGAATTTCTGAATAACCTGCCAGAGCTGGAACCCGGTAAGACTTTCGGTTTTGCCTGTCATCCCGAAGTGCGTTGCTTCAACGCCTGCTGCGGTGACCTTAACCTCATGCTCACCCCTTACGATGTTCTTCGTTTGCGCAAGGGTTTGGGGCACGACAGCAAGAAATTCATCCACAACCATGCGGATATTACCCGTACTCCTGGAACCGGTTTTCCCATGTGCAAACTGCGTATGCTCGACAATGCTAAGCGCAGTTGTCCTTTCGTGCGTGAAGAAGGTTGTTCTATCTATGAAAACCGTCCTGGTGCCTGCCGCACTTACCCCCTTGGGCGTGCTTCCCGTATGGACGAGAACGGCGAGACCATCGAACAGTTTTTCATCGTTCAGGAACCTCACTGTCGTGGATTTGAAGAAGACAAGGCTTGGACCAGCGATGAATGGCTGAAAGATCAGGGACTCGAACCGTACAACGAAGTTAATGACCGCTATATGCGTATCATGAACCGCGCCCATAAAGCTGGTGTTGTCCTTGATGAACGCAAGCTGAATATGGCTTTTCTCGCCCTCTATCAGGTAGATAACTTCATTAATTTTATCAAAGACATGAACGTGTTCTCCCGTCTTGATATTTCCGAGGAGCGCCAGCAGGCTATCCTCAATGACGAAGAAGAATGCCTCAGCTTCGCCCTCGATTGGGTTGAGCTGATTGTGCTCGGTTCTTCTGAAAATTTGCAGCCTAAGAAGTAA
- a CDS encoding Nif3-like dinuclear metal center hexameric protein — protein MKTAEVISRIESLVPSGFAAPWDNCGVQIAGSERDVTKVAVALDPLPQVVSSALEWGAQFVLTHHPLAIEAKLPAKLDWFHDVMKQVFCADVTLFASHTSLDVQFKGAVSWLGRELELENLRVLDQVAENEAGDILGYGCIGEYSTPVVFADFVERVSQLSGCGVVALCGPEPEKVGCVAMCPGSGSSFMDKAFGLGADVFITGDVKYHPAQESVGAVLDVGHFSLEEEMMRRFSVLLGEDLGKEVEVKFFSGRNPFAYHVQGEGVRRP, from the coding sequence ATGAAGACAGCAGAAGTTATCAGCAGGATCGAGTCACTTGTTCCTTCGGGGTTTGCTGCCCCGTGGGATAATTGCGGTGTTCAAATCGCGGGATCGGAAAGGGATGTTACCAAAGTAGCTGTGGCCCTTGATCCGTTGCCGCAGGTTGTTTCTTCAGCCCTTGAATGGGGGGCGCAGTTTGTGCTGACCCACCATCCGCTGGCTATTGAAGCAAAGCTGCCTGCAAAGCTGGACTGGTTTCATGATGTTATGAAGCAGGTCTTTTGCGCGGATGTGACCCTTTTTGCTTCGCACACCTCTTTGGATGTGCAGTTCAAGGGTGCTGTATCATGGCTCGGGCGGGAGCTTGAGCTTGAAAATCTGCGTGTGCTTGATCAGGTTGCGGAAAACGAGGCCGGTGATATACTCGGATACGGTTGTATTGGAGAATATTCTACTCCGGTTGTTTTCGCAGATTTTGTAGAGCGTGTTTCGCAGCTTTCCGGTTGCGGGGTTGTGGCCCTGTGCGGTCCGGAACCTGAAAAGGTCGGCTGTGTAGCCATGTGTCCCGGTTCGGGATCTTCGTTCATGGATAAGGCTTTCGGCCTTGGAGCGGATGTATTCATTACCGGGGATGTGAAGTACCATCCTGCACAGGAAAGTGTAGGCGCAGTACTTGATGTGGGGCATTTTTCCTTGGAAGAGGAAATGATGCGCCGTTTTTCCGTTCTTCTCGGAGAAGATCTCGGAAAGGAAGTAGAAGTGAAATTTTTCAGCGGACGCAATCCCTTCGCTTATCATGTGCAGGGGGAAGGCGTGCGCAGGCCCTGA